In the genome of Rhizobium sp. CC-YZS058, one region contains:
- a CDS encoding DUF393 domain-containing protein yields the protein MTHVTVFFDGSCPLCRREIAMMRRLDRRRAIAFVDVANGDASCPIDRAELLARFHALEKGTLLSGARAFAAMWRAIPLLRPLGLIADLPVFRPLFEAGYRVFLRLRPRLQRLFA from the coding sequence ATGACGCATGTGACGGTGTTTTTCGATGGAAGCTGCCCGCTCTGCCGCCGCGAGATCGCCATGATGCGGCGGCTCGATCGTCGGCGCGCCATCGCGTTCGTGGACGTGGCGAACGGCGACGCTTCCTGTCCGATCGATCGGGCCGAGCTCCTCGCCCGCTTCCATGCCCTGGAGAAGGGAACCTTGCTTTCCGGCGCCCGCGCCTTCGCGGCCATGTGGCGCGCCATCCCTCTTCTCCGCCCGCTGGGCCTGATCGCCGATCTGCCGGTCTTCCGCCCGCTGTTCGAGGCCGGCTACCGGGTCTTCCTCCGGCTTCGCCCGCGCCTGCAGAGGCTTTTCGCATGA
- a CDS encoding alpha/beta hydrolase, with protein sequence MQPDPFHIRSHVADFDAIVDEIRRRSAAARQAVPMVADLAYGPGEAETVDLFFPPGPRQGLPVHLFIHGGYWRMFSKRDYAMMAESITAAGAIAVILDYALMPGERLATLVSQTRNAADWIRAHIADFGGDPARLSVSGHSAGAHLATFLLHAEQERPAFRNALLLGGLYDLKPLQHSFLQEEIGLTDEEVARFTPLTQDHDPTCRTTILVGGDETAPFHDQANRFADHLRTQGLAVQAQTIAGENHMSSVLKLGIPGNALSRALQGMIART encoded by the coding sequence GTGCAGCCTGATCCGTTCCACATCCGCAGCCACGTCGCCGACTTCGACGCCATCGTCGACGAGATACGCCGGCGAAGCGCGGCGGCGCGGCAAGCGGTGCCGATGGTCGCAGACCTTGCCTATGGACCCGGTGAGGCCGAGACGGTCGACCTGTTCTTTCCGCCCGGGCCGAGACAAGGACTGCCGGTCCACCTCTTCATCCACGGCGGCTATTGGCGGATGTTCTCGAAGCGAGACTACGCGATGATGGCCGAGAGCATCACTGCGGCCGGCGCCATCGCCGTGATTCTCGATTACGCCTTGATGCCCGGCGAAAGGCTTGCCACGCTCGTCAGCCAGACGCGAAACGCGGCGGACTGGATCCGCGCGCACATCGCCGATTTCGGCGGCGACCCGGCGCGCCTGAGCGTCAGCGGCCATTCCGCCGGGGCGCATCTCGCGACCTTCCTCCTCCATGCGGAGCAGGAGCGACCGGCTTTCCGGAACGCGCTCCTCCTCGGCGGTCTCTATGATCTCAAACCGCTGCAGCATTCCTTTCTGCAAGAGGAAATCGGCCTGACGGATGAGGAGGTCGCGCGTTTCACGCCCTTGACGCAGGACCATGATCCGACCTGCCGCACCACCATTCTTGTCGGCGGCGACGAGACGGCGCCTTTTCATGATCAGGCGAACCGCTTCGCCGATCACCTTCGCACCCAGGGGCTGGCCGTGCAGGCACAGACCATCGCGGGCGAAAACCATATGAGCAGCGTGCTGAAGCTCGGCATTCCGGGCAATGCGCTCAGCCGGGCTCTGCAGGGGATGATCGCCCGGACCTGA
- a CDS encoding DUF427 domain-containing protein, with product MAQLPHPVPDPCQPGQESVWSFPRPSIAQPVRNHLKIIFDGRVLAETSAGIRTIETSHPPTYYFPPTDVDLTCLRESSSTSFCEWKGQARYFDVVSHGKTSRNAAWSYPRPTPDFEAIRDYIAFYPQHMDQCLVDGEIVIPQAGQFYGGWITSTLAGPFKGTPGTERW from the coding sequence ATGGCCCAGCTTCCGCATCCCGTTCCCGATCCCTGCCAGCCTGGGCAGGAAAGCGTCTGGTCGTTTCCACGACCAAGCATCGCTCAGCCGGTGCGCAATCATCTCAAGATCATCTTCGACGGACGTGTGCTGGCCGAAACGTCGGCCGGAATCAGGACAATCGAAACCAGCCACCCGCCGACCTATTATTTCCCGCCGACGGACGTCGACCTGACCTGCCTGCGGGAGAGCAGCAGCACCTCCTTCTGCGAATGGAAGGGGCAGGCGCGCTATTTCGATGTCGTCTCGCACGGCAAGACGAGCCGGAATGCCGCCTGGTCCTATCCCCGGCCGACACCCGATTTCGAGGCGATCCGCGACTATATCGCCTTCTACCCGCAGCACATGGACCAATGTCTTGTGGATGGGGAGATCGTTATTCCACAGGCCGGACAGTTCTATGGCGGCTGGATCACCTCTACGCTCGCCGGCCCCTTCAAGGGGACGCCCGGAACCGAACGGTGGTAG
- a CDS encoding AarF/ABC1/UbiB kinase family protein: protein MSGPDRARKVPGTRLGRLAALGQIAGGIAVGMAAEGASRLARGERPHLRDLILTPSNARKTAEQLSRMRGAAMKLGQMISLEPDELLPPEIQAIFAQLRNSAHTMPAHQLVATLARGWGHDWRQRFQTFDMKPMAAASIGQVHRAVLADGRPLAVKVQFPGIAASIDSDINNVATLLRMTSFVPPQLDITPHLREAERQLHEEADYLREAEQMRAFAALLQNDSRFVMPTPIDDLLTPNILPMSFAEGRPLETLASASQDARDRAMTALADLTLKELFVFGRMQTDPNFANYLWRPEDGRIVLLDFGAVRPVAPESAASYRRLLHAAMQGEVRAVRDALRHLGFLSPAQDRVHDALLASIVGIALEQFLHAPNGLVDFGDRGALADARERALPLFSDRSMLSLPAPDLLFLQRKIGGLALLAVKLQARLPLPALLRAYA from the coding sequence ATGAGCGGCCCCGACCGCGCGCGGAAGGTGCCGGGCACGCGGCTCGGCCGGCTGGCCGCTCTTGGCCAGATCGCCGGCGGCATTGCCGTCGGCATGGCAGCGGAGGGAGCGAGCCGGCTTGCCAGGGGCGAGCGCCCGCATCTGCGGGACCTGATCCTGACGCCGTCCAATGCGCGCAAGACCGCCGAGCAGCTGTCGCGCATGCGCGGTGCCGCGATGAAGCTCGGACAGATGATCTCGCTGGAGCCGGACGAGCTGCTACCGCCCGAGATCCAGGCGATCTTCGCGCAGCTGCGCAACAGCGCGCATACTATGCCGGCGCATCAGCTTGTCGCCACTCTCGCGCGCGGCTGGGGGCACGACTGGCGTCAGCGATTCCAGACCTTCGACATGAAGCCGATGGCCGCAGCCTCCATCGGCCAGGTGCATCGCGCTGTGCTTGCCGATGGCCGCCCGCTCGCCGTCAAGGTCCAGTTTCCCGGCATCGCGGCAAGCATCGACTCCGACATCAACAATGTCGCCACACTCCTCAGGATGACGTCCTTTGTCCCGCCGCAGCTCGACATCACCCCCCACTTGCGCGAAGCCGAGCGGCAGCTGCATGAGGAGGCCGACTACCTGCGCGAGGCCGAGCAGATGCGCGCATTCGCCGCCCTGCTCCAGAACGACTCCCGCTTCGTTATGCCCACCCCGATCGACGATCTTCTGACGCCGAACATTCTGCCGATGAGTTTCGCCGAGGGCCGGCCGCTCGAAACACTCGCCTCGGCCTCGCAGGACGCGCGCGATCGGGCGATGACGGCGCTTGCCGATCTGACGCTGAAAGAACTCTTCGTCTTCGGTCGCATGCAGACCGATCCCAATTTCGCGAACTATCTTTGGCGGCCGGAGGACGGACGGATCGTGCTGCTCGACTTCGGCGCTGTTCGCCCCGTTGCGCCGGAGAGCGCTGCGTCCTATCGCCGCCTGCTTCACGCTGCGATGCAGGGGGAGGTGCGCGCGGTCCGCGATGCCCTGCGCCATCTCGGCTTCCTCTCGCCGGCGCAGGACCGCGTCCACGACGCTCTGCTCGCCAGCATCGTCGGCATTGCACTCGAGCAATTTCTCCATGCGCCAAACGGCCTCGTCGATTTCGGCGATCGCGGCGCTCTTGCCGATGCGCGCGAGCGGGCGCTGCCGCTCTTTTCGGATCGGTCGATGCTCAGCCTGCCCGCGCCCGATCTTCTGTTCCTGCAGCGCAAGATCGGCGGCCTGGCGCTCCTCGCCGTGAAGCTGCAGGCGCGCCTGCCGCTTCCCGCCCTGCTGCGCGCCTACGCCTGA
- a CDS encoding NAD-dependent succinate-semialdehyde dehydrogenase, giving the protein MTLAHARLQADHALPDLAAASRGLFIGGQWTPSSTGRAIAVVDPSTEAVLAHVADAGPDEVAKAVEAAALAAPLWRDTPPRKRSEILRRCFELMVERAEMLAQLISMENGKALKDARGEVAYAAEFFRWNAEEAVRISGEFALAPAGTNRIIVDYQPIGICLLITPWNFPAAMATRKIAPALAAGCTVILKPASETPLTAYALAALYEEAGVPAGVVNVLTTSDPGSMTAAILADPRVRKLSFTGSTGVGRALLAEASKHVISCSMELGGNAPFIVFDDADLEAALDGAMIAKMRNAGEACTAANRIFVQDGIYDAFAAALTRRMQALSIGAGASEQTECGPMITRKAVEKIDRLVEDARQRGARALCGGAPSDGAGFFYPPTVLVDVDRESLMAREEIFGPVAPLYRFTDESEVIDLANDTEYGLAAYIYTRDVGRGLRVSSRVDAGMIGLNRGLVSDPAAPFGGVKQSGLGREGGQHHGIAEFMEAKYIATSF; this is encoded by the coding sequence ATGACCCTCGCCCATGCCCGTCTCCAGGCCGACCACGCCTTGCCCGACCTTGCCGCTGCGTCGCGCGGTCTCTTCATCGGCGGGCAATGGACCCCGTCCAGCACGGGCCGCGCGATCGCCGTCGTCGATCCCTCGACGGAAGCCGTGCTCGCTCACGTAGCGGATGCGGGCCCGGACGAGGTGGCCAAAGCCGTGGAGGCCGCTGCCTTGGCAGCGCCTCTCTGGCGCGACACCCCGCCCCGCAAGCGATCGGAAATCCTGCGTCGCTGCTTCGAACTGATGGTCGAGCGGGCCGAGATGCTGGCGCAGCTGATCTCGATGGAAAACGGCAAGGCGCTCAAGGACGCGCGCGGCGAGGTCGCCTATGCCGCCGAGTTCTTCCGCTGGAACGCGGAAGAGGCGGTGCGCATCAGCGGCGAGTTCGCGCTTGCCCCGGCCGGCACGAACAGGATCATCGTCGATTACCAGCCGATCGGCATCTGCCTGCTGATCACGCCCTGGAACTTCCCGGCCGCCATGGCGACCCGCAAGATCGCGCCGGCCCTTGCCGCCGGTTGCACGGTCATCCTGAAGCCGGCAAGCGAAACGCCGCTGACCGCCTATGCGCTGGCCGCGCTTTATGAAGAGGCGGGCGTGCCGGCCGGCGTCGTCAACGTGCTGACGACGAGCGATCCGGGCAGCATGACCGCCGCCATCCTGGCCGATCCGCGCGTGCGCAAACTCTCCTTCACCGGCTCCACCGGCGTCGGCCGCGCGCTCTTGGCCGAAGCGTCGAAGCATGTCATTTCCTGTTCGATGGAACTTGGCGGCAACGCGCCCTTCATCGTGTTCGACGATGCGGACCTGGAGGCCGCACTCGATGGAGCGATGATCGCCAAGATGCGCAATGCCGGCGAGGCCTGCACGGCCGCAAACCGCATTTTCGTCCAGGACGGCATCTATGACGCCTTCGCCGCTGCCCTGACCCGCCGGATGCAGGCGCTCTCAATCGGCGCCGGCGCCTCCGAGCAGACGGAGTGTGGACCGATGATCACACGCAAGGCGGTGGAGAAGATCGATCGGCTGGTGGAGGATGCCAGGCAGAGGGGCGCAAGGGCGCTGTGCGGCGGCGCGCCTTCGGATGGAGCCGGTTTCTTCTATCCGCCGACGGTGCTTGTCGATGTCGACCGGGAGTCGCTGATGGCGCGCGAGGAGATCTTCGGTCCGGTCGCGCCGCTCTATCGCTTCACCGACGAGTCCGAGGTGATCGATCTCGCCAACGACACGGAATACGGGCTGGCCGCCTATATCTACACCCGCGATGTCGGGCGGGGCCTGCGGGTTTCCTCCCGCGTCGATGCCGGCATGATCGGGCTCAATCGCGGCCTCGTGTCCGATCCGGCCGCCCCCTTCGGTGGCGTCAAGCAGAGCGGCCTCGGCCGCGAGGGGGGCCAGCACCATGGCATCGCCGAGTTCATGGAAGCCAAATATATCGCGACCAGCTTCTGA
- a CDS encoding sugar ABC transporter ATP-binding protein → MSTLSIVAREPAVQAPITRPQPALPVLRAEGLSKAYDTVTVLSDVSLDIFPGEVHAVIGENGAGKSTFMRLLAGYAAPTTGTLVMEGQPIAFAKPEQAQKAGIVLVHQEILLADGLTVAENLFLGRELMRGAIVDDRTMRRLATEKLAELGCFVSPNALVRDIPLADRQLVQIARALLDDYRLVIFDEPTAVLTGGEVERLLSIIAQLKARGIAVLYISHRLDEVQRLADKVTVLRDGTMIGTYPAEGLSQLDMAKLMVGRDLAAMYPERRAKSLGETLLEVRQFTVPGYAKDISFSARMGEILGFAGMIGAGRTELFEGITGLRAASGRVLLRGQPLEIRSPRAAMDAGIGYLTEDRKGKGLLLHDRLAPNLTLSAINRFHPGLMLRRRREQAALGEAVGTYDIRLKSLGVDAGHLSGGNQQKLLLAKVMLTNPSVVIIDEPTRGIDIANKAQIYAFIQTLVEEGRTCIVISSEMQELIGICDRILVMREGRIAGEVSGERTTEHEIALLATTDGTTAEGGTP, encoded by the coding sequence ATGTCCACTCTGTCGATTGTCGCCCGCGAGCCGGCCGTGCAGGCTCCGATCACGAGGCCGCAGCCTGCGCTGCCGGTGTTGCGCGCCGAGGGCCTGAGCAAGGCCTATGACACCGTCACCGTTCTGTCCGATGTCAGTCTCGACATCTTTCCCGGCGAAGTGCATGCCGTCATCGGCGAGAACGGTGCGGGCAAGTCCACCTTCATGCGGCTTCTCGCCGGCTACGCGGCGCCCACCACCGGCACGCTCGTCATGGAAGGCCAGCCGATCGCCTTCGCCAAGCCGGAGCAGGCGCAGAAGGCGGGGATCGTCCTTGTCCATCAGGAGATTTTGCTCGCCGACGGACTGACCGTTGCAGAGAACCTGTTTCTCGGCCGTGAGCTGATGCGGGGCGCGATCGTCGACGACCGCACCATGCGCCGCCTCGCGACCGAGAAGCTCGCCGAACTCGGCTGCTTCGTCTCGCCCAACGCGCTCGTGCGCGATATCCCGCTCGCCGACCGGCAACTGGTGCAGATTGCCCGGGCGCTGCTCGACGACTACCGGCTGGTGATCTTCGATGAGCCGACGGCGGTGCTGACGGGCGGGGAGGTCGAACGGCTCCTCTCGATCATTGCCCAGCTCAAGGCGCGCGGTATCGCCGTGCTTTATATCAGCCACCGGCTGGACGAGGTCCAGCGTCTCGCCGACAAGGTGACGGTGCTGCGGGACGGCACGATGATCGGCACCTATCCGGCCGAAGGCCTGTCGCAGCTGGACATGGCCAAGCTGATGGTCGGCCGCGACCTGGCGGCCATGTATCCGGAGCGGCGGGCGAAGAGTCTCGGCGAAACCCTGCTCGAAGTCCGGCAGTTCACCGTTCCCGGCTACGCGAAGGACATTTCGTTTTCGGCGCGGATGGGCGAGATTCTCGGCTTCGCCGGAATGATCGGCGCTGGGCGGACCGAGCTCTTCGAAGGCATCACCGGTTTGCGCGCGGCGTCGGGCCGCGTTCTGCTGCGCGGCCAGCCGCTCGAAATCCGCAGCCCGCGTGCCGCGATGGATGCCGGCATCGGCTACCTGACCGAGGACCGCAAGGGCAAGGGCCTGCTGCTGCACGACCGGCTGGCGCCCAATCTGACGCTCTCCGCCATCAACCGCTTCCACCCCGGCCTCATGCTGCGCCGACGGCGCGAGCAGGCGGCCTTGGGCGAGGCGGTCGGCACCTACGACATCCGGCTGAAGAGCCTCGGGGTTGATGCGGGACACCTCTCCGGCGGCAACCAGCAGAAGCTGCTGCTCGCCAAGGTCATGCTGACCAACCCCTCCGTCGTCATCATCGACGAACCGACACGCGGTATCGATATCGCCAACAAGGCGCAGATCTACGCCTTTATCCAGACGCTGGTCGAGGAGGGGCGGACCTGCATCGTCATCTCGTCCGAAATGCAGGAGCTGATCGGCATCTGCGACCGGATCCTCGTGATGCGGGAGGGGCGCATCGCCGGGGAGGTTTCGGGCGAGCGGACGACGGAACACGAGATTGCGCTGCTGGCCACGACCGATGGCACGACGGCCGAGGGAGGAACACCATGA
- a CDS encoding GntR family transcriptional regulator, whose protein sequence is MQNRISRQSEPALGSPIQRSTSLAGDVYDAIFAQLMSLKIAPGARITVDNLVKEFSVSHTPIREALGRLEGEGLVIKTHLIGYSAAPQITRRRFDELYALRLLLEPNGAAGAAKVMTEESLAALKDAAGVMGRGSADDRVRYSTFARQDAIFHDMVMQLAGNELIRETLNHQHTHFHIFRLMFHSRVTEEALDEHQALLEAFAAGDPKAAEQAMRAHIEHSRDRLLPAFD, encoded by the coding sequence ATGCAGAACAGAATTTCCCGGCAGTCCGAACCCGCACTCGGCTCTCCGATCCAGAGATCGACCAGCCTGGCCGGTGACGTCTATGACGCGATCTTCGCGCAGCTCATGTCGCTCAAGATCGCGCCCGGCGCTCGCATCACGGTCGACAATCTGGTCAAGGAGTTCAGCGTCTCCCATACGCCGATCCGCGAGGCGCTCGGCCGGCTCGAGGGCGAGGGGCTGGTCATCAAGACCCATCTGATCGGCTACAGCGCTGCACCGCAGATCACCCGCCGACGCTTCGACGAACTCTATGCTCTGCGCCTGCTTCTCGAGCCGAACGGCGCGGCCGGGGCCGCGAAGGTCATGACGGAGGAGAGCCTGGCGGCCCTGAAGGACGCGGCCGGGGTGATGGGGCGAGGCAGCGCGGACGACCGGGTGCGCTATTCGACCTTCGCCCGCCAGGACGCGATTTTCCACGACATGGTCATGCAGCTCGCCGGCAATGAACTCATCCGGGAAACGCTCAATCATCAGCACACCCATTTCCACATCTTCCGGCTGATGTTCCATTCCCGCGTCACCGAGGAGGCTCTGGACGAGCACCAAGCCCTGCTCGAGGCTTTTGCGGCGGGCGATCCGAAGGCGGCCGAGCAGGCGATGCGCGCCCATATCGAACACTCGCGGGATCGGCTTCTGCCGGCCTTCGACTGA
- a CDS encoding iron-containing alcohol dehydrogenase encodes MTQFAAIRLPHEILFGKGQRHALPAVASRLGRRALVCTDRRFAEIQVFQEMMDALRAASVEVFVHDGVLPDVPRESVAACLEDARAFGPEMVIGLGGGSCLDMAKCAALLLSHGGRLQDYYGEFKVPGPVLPVIAVPTTAGTGSEVTPVAVITDPDRTLKVGISSPHLIATAALCDPELTMTCPPGLTAVAGADALTHAIEAFTAARRSADPLLAQNHVFIGKSALTDHFALLAIKLLGRSLEKAYADGTDEEARADVMMGALAAGCAFGTAGTAAAHAIQYPAGALTHTAHGQGVATLLPYVMSYNRRAAAPELAEVAIALGLPSAGRSTLDMAQAAIEEVQRIFAAIGITTTLQSLGLAADQLEWTAEQAIGIDRLIKNNPRAFDLDAMKRLVTAAYNGDIAASAL; translated from the coding sequence ATGACCCAGTTCGCCGCGATCCGGCTGCCGCATGAAATCCTGTTCGGGAAAGGCCAGCGCCACGCCCTGCCGGCAGTCGCCTCGCGCCTCGGCCGGAGGGCGCTGGTCTGCACCGACCGCCGCTTCGCCGAGATCCAGGTGTTCCAGGAGATGATGGATGCCCTTCGCGCCGCCTCCGTCGAGGTCTTCGTGCATGACGGCGTCCTGCCCGACGTGCCGCGCGAGAGCGTTGCCGCCTGCTTGGAAGACGCGCGGGCCTTCGGGCCGGAAATGGTGATCGGGCTTGGCGGCGGAAGCTGCCTGGACATGGCGAAATGCGCCGCCCTGCTTCTCAGCCACGGCGGCCGGCTGCAGGATTACTATGGTGAGTTCAAGGTGCCGGGGCCTGTGCTGCCGGTCATCGCCGTTCCGACGACGGCCGGAACAGGGTCCGAGGTGACGCCAGTGGCGGTCATTACCGATCCTGACCGGACGCTGAAGGTCGGCATTTCCAGCCCGCATCTGATCGCCACGGCCGCACTCTGCGATCCCGAGCTGACCATGACCTGCCCGCCCGGCCTGACCGCCGTCGCCGGCGCTGACGCACTGACCCATGCGATCGAGGCTTTCACCGCCGCGAGGCGCAGCGCCGATCCGCTGCTTGCCCAGAACCATGTCTTCATCGGCAAGAGCGCGCTGACCGATCATTTCGCGCTTCTCGCCATCAAGCTCCTCGGGCGCAGCCTTGAAAAGGCCTATGCCGACGGCACCGACGAGGAGGCGCGGGCCGATGTCATGATGGGCGCGCTCGCCGCCGGCTGTGCCTTCGGCACGGCGGGCACGGCGGCGGCGCATGCGATCCAGTATCCGGCCGGCGCGTTGACGCATACGGCGCATGGCCAGGGCGTTGCCACCCTTCTCCCCTATGTCATGAGCTACAACAGACGTGCGGCCGCGCCGGAGCTGGCCGAAGTCGCGATCGCTCTCGGTCTTCCGTCCGCCGGCCGCTCCACCCTCGACATGGCGCAGGCCGCGATCGAGGAAGTTCAGCGCATCTTCGCGGCGATCGGCATCACCACCACGCTCCAGTCGCTCGGCCTTGCCGCCGATCAACTGGAGTGGACCGCCGAACAGGCCATCGGCATCGACCGCCTCATCAAGAACAACCCGCGCGCCTTCGATCTCGACGCCATGAAGCGGTTGGTGACGGCCGCCTACAACGGCGACATCGCCGCCAGCGCACTCTAA